From the genome of Bacteroidota bacterium, one region includes:
- a CDS encoding patatin-like phospholipase family protein codes for MSSSKDKTGIVLCGGGVRGLAQIGVLAALEGNGIRPDYISGSSIGAVIGAFYAAGYSPLEMLEISKSSSMLKVFQLGFRKSGISNLKYLHNLLKRYLPGDSFESLKKQLFVCVSNLNTGKFEIRNSGKLYPYILASAAVPLVFEAQEIDGQLYVDGGLLNNFPLEPLEELCTKTIGIFVHDHRPVGMATLKNWQDIANRCLSLALHQNSKHNLASCNILIEPEKAYDYGVFRKKTDEELFRIGYDKTNMMMDDIKKAILS; via the coding sequence ATGTCATCATCAAAAGATAAGACCGGCATTGTGCTTTGCGGGGGTGGGGTGCGGGGACTTGCACAGATCGGCGTTTTGGCTGCCCTTGAGGGGAACGGGATACGGCCGGATTATATTTCGGGTTCGAGCATTGGGGCCGTTATCGGTGCATTTTATGCAGCAGGTTATTCGCCGTTGGAGATGCTGGAGATATCCAAGAGCAGCAGTATGCTGAAGGTGTTCCAGCTGGGTTTCAGGAAGAGTGGTATCAGCAACCTGAAATACCTTCATAATCTCCTGAAGAGGTATCTGCCCGGGGATTCCTTTGAGAGTCTGAAAAAGCAGCTATTTGTTTGTGTTTCCAACCTGAATACCGGGAAGTTCGAGATACGGAACAGCGGGAAGCTTTATCCCTATATCCTGGCATCGGCTGCAGTACCTTTGGTTTTCGAGGCCCAGGAAATTGATGGGCAACTATATGTTGACGGAGGTTTGCTAAACAACTTCCCTCTTGAGCCATTGGAGGAATTATGCACAAAGACCATAGGTATATTTGTTCATGACCACCGGCCTGTGGGTATGGCAACATTAAAAAACTGGCAGGATATTGCCAACCGTTGCCTGAGTCTGGCTTTACACCAGAATTCAAAGCATAACCTGGCATCCTGCAACATCCTGATTGAACCGGAGAAAGCCTATGATTACGGTGTTTTCAGGAAGAAGACGGATGAAGAGCTTTTCCGGATCGGGTACGATAAGACGAATATGATGATGGACGATATTAAGAAAGCAATACTATCCTGA